From Treponema sp. OMZ 787:
CCTCAGTATAGTAAGATCGGGGCGGCTATGAAAAATTTTAAGTTTGACCTCGTTGCCGACAGCAAGGGTGCTATTATTCCCCGTCTTTCCTATAGGATAGAATATTGATAAAGCATCTACTTTTATAAGGCATCTTTAAAATTGTCAAGATTTTAGAAGATGCCTTTTTCTCAAACAGTTGCCTATTGATTAAAAGTAACCCACAATTTTTACCATACTATTAAAAAATTCTTACCTTGAAAATCCTCCCTTCTTCTGTTATACTCCTTAACAATGGCAAGACAAAGTTACGGGACAACACCCTGGGGTGCATGGTTTTTGGAGATGCTCAAGGCCTACGATGATTCGGGGCGATTGTCTCGCGGGAAGACTTATGCAAATACCGGAAAGGTAAATTCTCTTGTAGTAAACGGACAAACGGCGGGAGCAAAGGTTAAGGGGAACTATGCTCCTTGGTACCATGTGTATTTTAAATTTCCGCCTCTTTCAAAAACAAATGAAAACGCAATCCGCTCAATCTTAGAAAAGCATCCTATTGAGCTCGCGGGCCTAAGGGCAGGAATTATGAGCCCTGCCCTAATCGAAGCCTTGAAGAAAAAGAAGGTTAGGCTAATTCCTGCCCGCTGGAATTTAATCGAAAGGGATTGCACCTGTCCCGATTTTGGCGACCCTTGTAAGCACATGGCAGCCGTTCTTTTTTTGCTTGCCAAAGAAATAGACCATGACCCCCGCCTCTTGTTTAAGCTTGCGGGCTTTGACCTCGATTCGGTAAACATACCCGAAGGAGCCGCTTCCAAAAAAGGCAGTCCCGAAAAGGAAGGAAGGTTTACTCTCCTCCAAGAGCATCCTGTTCCCTTAAGTCTCCGCAAAAATGAAACTTTAAGTGAGACAGGCCTCACTTCAGACTCATCGGGCAATAGGGAAGCTCTGCCTCCTTGCGAATTAGAAGCACCTTTGAAGTTCAGTCTTGGAGAATCCTATCTTCCGCTTATAAGCGGAATCCTTCCGCCTGAACCCAATTTTACATCGAGCGATTTTATAATAAAGCTTACGGAATTTTATCACAAGGCGGTTTTAAATTACGGGCTTAACTTTTACAGTCAAGAAAAGCAAGGCGAAGAAGAAAAATCGGTAAACCCTTTTTTGTTTGCAAGGGTAAAAATAAACATCGACAATATCCGAAAACAAAAAAGAATCTTTCCGCTTGAGCCTAAAAGCCCTCTAACGGTAAGCATAAAATTAGGCGAAAACCAAGAGATAAATCAAACCCTTTTGCAGGCTCAAAATTTTTATAAAACAAGAAGCAGTTTAAACGAGATGAGCCCTTCGGTCAAAATTCTTTTTTCCCTCTTTGTTCTTGCGGGAAAACTCATCCAAAGCTCGGCCCTTATACCTGCCGTATTTACCGAAAACAAAAAACTTTTTATCTTTTGGAAAAGTCTTTCTGCCTCTTCCGAAATAAAGGCCGACATTCTTAAATTTGCAGCTTCCCTCACAAAGGACTTTTTTCTTCCGGTCGAAAAATGGGGAAGGCTCTACTGTGCCGAACTTTTACTTACAGCCCTTTTAACCGAGTATGCGGCATCTTTAAAATTTTTCCCGAGTAAGTCCTATACCAAGGATAAAGAAATAGACTCTCTCTTTTTTTCAAATGAAGAAATCGATATAAGCGTTCCCGGCAAGAGGAATTTGGATACGGTAATTTACTCTTGGCTTTCGGTTTTAAATTACAGCAATTGCGGCTATGAATACCGCCTGACTTTGGACTCACTAAAAGAAGACGAGTTCTTTTTGCTTTCCGCCCTTGTGCGTAAGGCTAAAGAAAACTCCGGTGAAAGCACATCCTTTGAAAGCGATGCATCTTCCTTTTCTCTCGAAGCTGAGGCTCCATTTACCGAGTTAAATATCGCAGCAAAGAGGAGCAAAAACCCCGACGATATTTTGCGCTTTCCGGCAAGCCTTTCGGCCTACTTACCGGCTCTTTCGATTCTTGCAGTCAAAAAAAATATTATGCTCTCACGCGAAGAAGCAGGCCTCTTTTTGCAAAGGGCGGCCAAACTTTTGCAGCGGTTCGGCATCGACATAGTTTTACCTAAGAGCCTAAAAAACG
This genomic window contains:
- a CDS encoding DEAD/DEAH box helicase — protein: MARQSYGTTPWGAWFLEMLKAYDDSGRLSRGKTYANTGKVNSLVVNGQTAGAKVKGNYAPWYHVYFKFPPLSKTNENAIRSILEKHPIELAGLRAGIMSPALIEALKKKKVRLIPARWNLIERDCTCPDFGDPCKHMAAVLFLLAKEIDHDPRLLFKLAGFDLDSVNIPEGAASKKGSPEKEGRFTLLQEHPVPLSLRKNETLSETGLTSDSSGNREALPPCELEAPLKFSLGESYLPLISGILPPEPNFTSSDFIIKLTEFYHKAVLNYGLNFYSQEKQGEEEKSVNPFLFARVKINIDNIRKQKRIFPLEPKSPLTVSIKLGENQEINQTLLQAQNFYKTRSSLNEMSPSVKILFSLFVLAGKLIQSSALIPAVFTENKKLFIFWKSLSASSEIKADILKFAASLTKDFFLPVEKWGRLYCAELLLTALLTEYAASLKFFPSKSYTKDKEIDSLFFSNEEIDISVPGKRNLDTVIYSWLSVLNYSNCGYEYRLTLDSLKEDEFFLLSALVRKAKENSGESTSFESDASSFSLEAEAPFTELNIAAKRSKNPDDILRFPASLSAYLPALSILAVKKNIMLSREEAGLFLQRAAKLLQRFGIDIVLPKSLKNVLTPKPVISVKSVKGAGNVVSFLNLDDVLSYDRAVMLGDTVIDIDEFKKLFLNKSGLVKFNDQFLLLDPEEVAKMLKAFEKPADMREALQAVLSGNAVCSKPAAEIIDGIFRQDDIPVPQNLNAELRPYQEKGFRWLYANIKSGFGCLLADDMGLGKTVQIISLMLAFKNSKEAEEPFLVIAPASLLSNWEHEIAKFAPSLKAAVYHGARRKFNTEADVIISTYQTMQKDIEKLKDKKVFCIILDEAQAIKNSGTKKAHAVKAIQAKGRIALTGTPVENNLEDMRSIFDFFLPGYLGSADEFRKKWRIPIELHNSEIEADELKKITSPFLLRRLKTDPKVISDLPDKIITNQYCNLTPEQLAIYENLVETELHKVMGAETKIERQAYVLKLLTALKQVCNHPRAYDKETPSEMKHSGKVTALIELLSEIISSGEKAIIFSQYVGTLDILKTIIQKELGTEPLLLHGQMPAAKRKKAVGLFQTDPAYRIFLISLKAGGTGLNLTAANRVIHFDLWYNPAVEDQATDRAFRIGQTKNVFVHRFICSGTFEEKIDEMIQKKREISGMSISSGETWISKLSNEELAGLFKK